A DNA window from Danio aesculapii chromosome 14, fDanAes4.1, whole genome shotgun sequence contains the following coding sequences:
- the sowahd gene encoding ankyrin repeat domain-containing protein SOWAHC: MFEGNGNGAISSNEGHFNAPLGAEALPSKEPREETNASGNNASNSDSPKNRIASQFRAHLEERLSRHGPRSLSPASSATSSSRRSRLHKPPEGCEPGASRKLSVDASEKGSLTPAMRKKYLKELFLNNRSGFSSILSSKHKSSEEEESAAYGDTLNSGYALWALDPMEHAWMLSAVDGNYDTMLEFLAEDPSLLSRKDFISGFTALHWLAKNGRDETLLQLLRHVEKQGLSVNVNLRGSGGMTALHVAAMHEQYMVVKVLVGAFSANIDVMDYNGKRAWQYLKERAPREMKELLGAWDEQHTVGHLNVNNSANQAQSVEEHVQENKAEVDGSGGITRQRFTSFKRLLYSVGLIEKI, translated from the coding sequence ATGTTTGAGGGGAACGGCAACGGGGCCATCAGTTCTAATGAGGGACATTTTAATGCCCCTCTGGGAGCAGAGGCACTGCCCTCGAAAGAACCAAGAGAAGAAACAAACGCCTCAGGAAACAACGCAAGCAACTCGGACTCCCCCAAAAACAGAATAGCAAGCCAGTTCCGTGCACATCTGGAAGAGCGGCTGTCCAGGCATGGTCCTCGGTCGCTGTCCCCCGCGTCCAGCGCCACCTCCTCCTCGCGCAGATCCAGGCTCCACAAACCGCCGGAGGGCTGCGAGCCGGGCGCCTCCCGGAAACTGTCAGTGGATGCTTCGGAGAAAGGCTCCCTCACCCCCGCTATGCGAAAGAAGTATCTAAAGGAGTTATTTCTGAATAACAGATCTGGATTTTCAAGTATTTTATCATCCAAACACAAATCTTCAGAAGAGGAGGAAAGCGCAGCGTATGGCGACACCCTGAACAGCGGCTATGCGCTGTGGGCTTTGGACCCCATGGAGCACGCGTGGATGCTTTCTGCTGTGGATGGAAATTATGACACCATGCTAGAGTTTCTGGCTGAAGATCCTAGTTTACTGAGCAGAAAAGACTTTATCAGTGGATTTACGGCTCTTCATTGGTTGGCCAAAAACGGTAGGGACGAGACACTGCTTCAGCTTCTCCGGCATGTTGAAAAGCAGGGTCTGTCAGTGAACGTCAATCTGAGGGGCAGTGGAGGTATGACTGCTCTTCATGTGGCTGCCATGCACGAGCAGTACATGGTGGTTAAGGTTTTAGTTGGTGCATTCAGTGCCAACATAGACGTCATGGACTACAATGGGAAAAGGGCATGGCAATATCTCAAGGAAAGAGCACCAAGAGAAATGAAGGAGCTTTTGGGAGCCTGGGATGAACAACACACTGTAGGACACTTGAATGTGAATAACAGTGCAAATCAAGCACAGTCAGTTGAAGAACATGTTCAAGAAAATAAAGCAGAGGTGGACGGTTCAGGAGGAATCACACGCCAGAGATTCACATCATTCAAGAGGTTGTTGTACAGTGTTGGACTGATTGAAAAGATCTGA
- the rpl39 gene encoding 60S ribosomal protein L39 produces the protein MASHKTFRIKRFLAKKQKQNRPIPQWIRMKTGNKIRYNSKRRHWRRTKLGL, from the exons ATG GCGTCGCACAAGACCTTCAGGATCAAACGCTTCCTCGCCAAGAAGCAGAAGCAGAACAGGCCGATCCCACAGTGGATTAGGATGAAAACTGGCAATAAGATCAG ATACAACTCTAAGAGGAGACACTGGAGAAGGACCAAGCTGGGCTTGTAA